From Sporosarcina sp. Te-1, the proteins below share one genomic window:
- a CDS encoding organic hydroperoxide resistance protein yields MSDILFTSSATALGGREGKVQSSDGVVDFDTAMPGSPRAKRLDKSTNPEQLFAAGYAACFDSALQSVARKEHVKFSSEVTANVSLLKDNADQGFKLAVHLQVKGTDIEKTQLEELMHKAHQFCPYSKATRGNIEVTLEVV; encoded by the coding sequence AGATATTTTATTTACCTCAAGTGCAACAGCTCTAGGTGGCCGGGAAGGGAAAGTACAATCCTCGGATGGCGTTGTCGATTTTGATACGGCAATGCCCGGAAGTCCTCGAGCGAAAAGGTTGGATAAGTCGACCAATCCGGAACAGCTTTTTGCCGCAGGCTACGCTGCCTGCTTTGACAGTGCGTTGCAATCAGTGGCAAGAAAGGAACATGTAAAGTTCTCCTCGGAAGTGACGGCAAATGTCAGCCTCTTAAAAGACAATGCAGACCAGGGATTCAAATTAGCTGTTCATTTGCAAGTGAAGGGGACAGACATTGAAAAAACTCAATTAGAAGAGCTTATGCACAAAGCCCATCAATTCTGCCCTTATTCAAAAGCAACGAGAGGCAATATTGAGGTCACGTTAGAGGTGGTATAA